Proteins encoded in a region of the Pieris rapae chromosome 12, ilPieRapa1.1, whole genome shotgun sequence genome:
- the LOC110993745 gene encoding ras-related protein Rab-7a, whose product MSSRKKVLLKVIILGDSGVGKTSLMNQFVNKKFSNQYKATIGADFLTKEVIVDDRIVTMQIWDTAGQERFQSLGVAFYRGADCCVLVFDVTAPNTFKSLESWRDEFLIQASPRDPDHFPFVILGNKVDLDNRAVSAKRAQQWCQSKNDIPYFETSAKEAVNVELAFQTIARNALAQETEAELYNEFPDQIKLNANDNNRNRDGDNCAC is encoded by the coding sequence ATGTCTTCGAGAAAAAAGGTTCTTCTAAAGGTAATAATTCTAGGCGATAGTGGGGTTGGCAAAACTTCACTTATGAATCAGTTTGTCAACAAGAAATTTTCCAATCAGTACAAGGCTACCATAGGCGCAGATTTTCTCACGAAGGAGGTAATTGTTGATGATAGGATTGTCACAATGCAAATTTGGGATACAGCAGGTCAAGAGCGTTTTCAATCATTGGGGGTGGCCTTCTACCGTGGAGCGGATTGCTGCGTATTAGTGTTTGACGTAACGGCCCCTAACACGTTCAAGTCCTTGGAGAGCTGGCGAGATGAGTTCTTGATACAAGCATCGCCTCGTGACCCTGACCATTTCCCGTTTGTCATCCTAGGTAATAAAGTCGATTTGGATAATCGTGCCGTTTCTGCCAAACGTGCTCAGCAGTGGTGTCAGAGTAAAAATGATATACCCTATTTTGAAACCAGTGCCAAAGAAGCAGTCAATGTAGAATTAGCATTCCAAACCATTGCTCGTAATGCATTGGCACAGGAAACAGAGGCAGAACTGTATAATGAGTTTCCAGACCAAATTAAACTGAATGCCAATGATAACAATCGCAACAGGGATGGAGACAACTGTGCTTGCTAG
- the LOC110993740 gene encoding serine/threonine-protein kinase GA29083 produces the protein MENNLSRSGSRSSSVCELEKDIGDMEIIKSRTNRRSVFVRTQPARKAKRIRFFRNGDKFYSGVIIPVLPERYRSFDSLTADLTRVLVDNVTLPSGVRTIYSLEGRKIGKLDDLEDGQSYVCSGFGEPFKRLDYEASAVTPQSFRLSGPETLNDSASPSPARANNRLSRYLQTNGSTTTGNGSPRVSPAGDNVVRPRIVTIIRNGVKPRKVCRLLLNKRNSPTLEHALAAITECIKLDTGCVRKVFTQSGTSVTALHQFFDEDDVFFAYGNERVNQEDFELEFEESKAVLQCRKTPITRNSRSGPKPRMPVKASGAARKENETTGGSGDSEQTQLANLLPHPLRLKYNVGKIIGDGNFAVVRICTDKTTGKDYALKVIDKAKCKGKEHYVEAEVRVMRKLCHPRIVSLIEEQDSPEWLFLIMELVSGGDLFDSIAAASKFSEPQSRLLIGHLTSAIAYLHSLSIVHRDIKPENLLVEVGPDGSVRGLKLADFGLAVEVWHPLNAVCGTPTYVAPEILLETGYGLKIDVWAAGVILYILLCGFPPFSSPDGDQEKLFDAILSARLEFPAPHWERVSAGAIDLVANMLRPQPELRFAAEDVLDHAWMSEDYDEMCGLHTWYDEDSS, from the exons ATGGAGAACAATTTAAGTCGCAGTGGTAGTCGGTCAAGCTCAGTATGCGAACTCGAAAAGGATATCGGTGATATGGAAATAATCAAATCTAGGACGAATCGACGGAGTGTATTTGTTCGAACACAACCAGCACGAAAAGCAAAAAGGATAAGATTTTTCCGAAATGGTGACAAATTCTATTCTGGAGTTATAATACCAGTCTTGCCAGAAAGATATAG ATCTTTTGATAGTTTGACAGCAGACCTAACTAGAGTTTTAGTTGACAATGTCACTTTACCCAGTGGAGTTAGAACTATATATTCACTAGAAGGTAGAAAA ataggAAAACTTGATGACCTGGAAGATGGACAGTCATATGTATGCAGTGGTTTTGGAGAACCTTTCAAACGGTTAGATTATGAAGCAAGTGCAGTGACCCCACAATCATTTAGATTAAGTGGACCTGAGACTCTGAATGACAGTGCTAGTCCATCCCCAGCACGAGCAAATAATCGCTTATCTAGATACCTGCAG ACAAATGGGAGCACCACAACTGGAAATGGATCTCCGAGAGTTAGTCCAGCTGGTGATAATGTTGTTCGGCCACGAATTGTAACAATTATAAGGAATGGAGTTAAACCCCGCAAG GTGTGCAGATTGCTATTAAACAAACGTAATAGTCCAACTCTGGAGCATGCCTTAGCGGCAATTACTGAATGCATCAAACTGGATACAGGCTGTGTGAGAAAAGTCTTCACACAGTCTGGAACTTCTGTCACTGCACTGCATCAGTTCTTCGACGAGGATGATGTATTCTTTGCATATGGAAATGAAAG AGTTAATCAAGAAGATTTCGAATTGGAATTTGAAGAAAGCAAAGCTGTTTTACAATGTCGAAAGACTCCGATCACGAGAAATTCGAG ATCAGGGCCGAAGCCCCGAATGCCAGTTAAGGCGAGCGGTGCGGCacgaaaagaaaatgaaacgACAGGTGGATCTGGTGACAGCGAGCAAACTCAACTCGCCAACTTACTCCCACACCCTCTGCGCCTTAAGTACAATGTTGGAAAGATTATAG GTGACGGCAACTTTGCGGTTGTAAGAATATGTACAGATAAAACGACTGGCAAGGATTATGCCCTCAAAGTGATTGATAAGGCTAAGTGCAAAGGAAAAGAACATTATGTAGAGGCAGAG gtacGAGTCATGAGAAAGCTGTGCCATCCTCGCATCGTATCTCTTATCGAAGAGCAAGACAGCCCCGAATGGCTATTTCTCATTATGGAGTTAGTTAGTG GTGGAGATCTCTTCGATAGTATTGCGGCTGCCTCCAAATTTTCCGAACCTCAGTCGCGTTTACTAATCGGTCACCTAACATCCGCTATCGCATATCTGCATTCGCTTTCCATTGTGCATCGAGACATCAAACCCGAGAATCTCTTG GTGGAAGTAGGTCCAGATGGCAGTGTTCGAGGCCTGAAGCTGGCTGACTTCGGTCTAGCAGTGGAGGTGTGGCATCCACTGAATGCGGTCTGCGGGACGCCTACTTACGTTGCCCCAGAGATCTTACTCGAAACCGGTTATGGACTTAAG atTGATGTATGGGCGGCGGGTGTTATCCTTTACATATTGTTATGCGGTTTTCCGCCATTCTCGTCCCCGGATGGCGACCAAGAAAAGCTTTTTGATGCTATACTATCCGCTCGCCTGGAATTCCCTGCACCTCATTGGGAGAGGGTTTCCGCTGGGGCCATTGACCTCGTCGCGAATATGTTGCGGCCTCAACCTGAACTGCGCTTTGCCGCTGAAGATGTGCTTGATCATGCTTGGATGTCG GAGGACTATGACGAAATGTGTGGGCTCCACACTTGGTACGATGAAGACTCCTCATAG
- the LOC110993742 gene encoding tRNA (adenine(58)-N(1))-methyltransferase non-catalytic subunit TRM6, producing MSNNIIKVGEYIVVQKHNYKKLYKFNKSDSRISVGKDSVSLSAIEGCNYFSIFKMVANGKKRSREYDLELVEETACLKDEIGIKSSGADNRNIYDDGRSQKLTADEIYDLKSDSSKAADIVETLITNSNTFHNKTEFSQDKYLKKKEKKYFEYIQILKPNLRIISEILYKLEPTKVQGIRIDTLSQIVTMANLCCEGSHLLYDSGSNGLVAAALLNAIGDSNTGRLVHMHPGNMSQKQALLAMNYSPQQYNKCVSVNVYSALRQYYQGCDTNTSEKILEVTESNRLKRKSESVTEEHAKVPKMTETQNLNIEKTENRYTQEPKKPKWHFDNIEASNIISNKMDSLIIACKEDPQNIFMELSKFVKPGRPFVVYYPVAEPLQNLYVSLKSQSNVAALKLTCSWMRNYQILPERTHPEVLMNGSSGFLLTGYILK from the exons atgtcaaataacATCATTAAAGTTGGTGAGTATATTGttgtacaaaaacataattacaaaaagctttataaatttaataaatctgaTTCCCGAATAAGTGTTGGAAAAGATTCCGTTAGCTTAAGCGCTATTGAAGGATGTaactatttttcaatatttaaaatggtaGCCAATGGCAAAAAGAGAAGTAGGGAATATGATTTAGAATTGGTGGAAGAAACAGCATGCCTAAAAGATGAGATTGGGATTAAATCTTCTGGTGctgataatagaaatatatatgacGATGGCAGATCTCAAAAATTAACAGCAGATGAAATTTATGACTTGAAAAGTGATTCATCTAAAGCTGCAGATATTGTTGAAACACTGATAACTAATTCAAATACTTTTCATAATAAGACAGAATTCTCGCAGGATaagtatttgaaaaaaaaggaaaaaaaatattttgagtatATCCAAATTCTAAAAccaaatttaagaataatatctgaaattttgtataaactaGAACCAACAAAAGTCCAAGGAATTCGCATTGATACATTATCTCAAATTGTTACAATGGCCAATCTATGTTGTGAAGGTAGTCACTTGCTTTATGACTCAGGGTCAAATGGACTAGTTGCTGCTGCATTATTAAATGCCATTGGAGATAGTAACACTGGAAGATTAGTTCACATGCACCCAGGAAACATGTCCCAAAAACAAGCTTTGTTAGCTATGAATTACAGTCCACAGCAGTATAACAAATGTGTTTCTGTTAATGTATATTCTGCACTGAGGCAATATTATCAGGGTTGTGATACAAATACATCAGAGAAAATCCTTGAAGTTACAGAAAGTAATCGTTTAAAACGAAAAAGTGAATCAGTAACTGAAGAACATGCAAAGGTTCCTAAAATGACTGAAACACAGAACCTAAACATtgaaaaaacagaaaataggTATACACAAGAACCAAAAAAGCCAAAATGGCATTTCGACAACATAGAGGcatcaaatattatatcaaataaaatggaCTCACTCATTATAGCATGCAAAGAGGATccccaaaatatatttatggaattatcaaaatttgTTAAACCTGGTAGAccttttgttgtttattaccCTGTTGCAGAACCGTTACAAAACCTGTATGTTTCTCTTAAATCTCAAAGTAATGTAGCAGCGTTAAAGCTCACTTGTAGTTGGATGAGAAACTATcag attttacctGAAAGAACACACCCAGAAGTATTAATGAATGGATCTAgtggatttttattaacagggtatatattaaagtga
- the LOC110993774 gene encoding mitochondrial-processing peptidase subunit alpha — MSHLTDIKVLFSRLSSMKASINTSRYGVRKFSQSDKPLPKGSVTPLPPLSEPMPNLPPVVYSSAKSEDSITEVTTLSNGLRVASEKKFGQFCTAGVVIDSGPRYEVAYPNGISHFLEKLSFGATHKFPTRDVMLRELERHGGICDCQGSRDTTVYATSADSRGLEAVTQVLAEVTLRPQLSVEEIEAARQAVAFELETLAMRPEQETILMDMIHSAAYKGNTLGLPKTCPKENVNKIDRGVIINFLKNHYTPDRMVVAAVGVEHGPFVEYVQKYFVDSKPTWHSSEDKAFKPMTDRSIAQYTGGVEQEDCEIPLYPGSDLPELAHIVIGIESCSHGDPDFVATCVLNMMMGGGGSFSAGGPGKGMYTRLYTNVLNRYHWMFNATAYNHAYGDTGLFCVHSASPPNRIYDTALVIARELANMAGKVGENELRRAKTQLQSMLLMNLEARPVVFEDVGRQVLATGKRKPPSYFINEIEKITADDIVRVARRMLSKRPSVAARGKLSHLPAFEEIQSNMALSKSDSQGRRLNLFRA; from the exons ATGTCGCATTTAACAGACATAAAAGTCCTGTTTTCTAGGTTGTCTTCTATGAAAGCTAG TATCAATACATCGCGCTATGGAGTTAGAAAATTTAGCCAGAGTGACAAACCACTGCCAAAAGGAAGTGTCACACCTTTGCCTCCACTCTCAGAACCAATGCCTAATCTCCCCCCAGTGGTTTATTCTTCGGCAAAATCCGAAGATAGTATAACAGAAGTTACAACCCTCAGTAATGGATTAAGAGTTGCTTCAGAAAAGAAATTTGGACAATTCTGTACAGCGGGAG ttgTTATTGATTCTGGGCCTAGATATGAGGTGGCATATCCAAATGGAATTTCTCATTTTCttgaaaaattaagttttgga gcTACACATAAGTTTCCAACTCGTGATGTTATGCTTAGAGAGCTAGAAAGACATGGTGGCATTTGTGACTGTCAAGGATCCCGTGATACTACTGTATATGCTACGAGTGCTGATTCAAGAGGCTTAGAAGCAGtaactcag gtATTGGCAGAAGTAACATTACGGCCACAGCTTTCTGTAGAAGAAATAGAGGCTGCACGGCAAGCAGTTGCATTTGAATTAGAAACCTTGGCAATGAGGCCTGAACAAGAGACAATTTTAATGGATATGATACATtct gcAGCATACAAAGGAAATACTCTTGGTCTTCCAAAGACTTGTCCcaaagaaaatgtaaataaaatagaccGTGGAGTTATTATAAACTTTCTAAAAAACCATTACACACCTGACAGAATGGTTGTAGCTGCTGTAGGg GTTGAGCATGGGCCATTTGTTGAATATGTCCAGAAATATTTTGTGGATTCAAAACCAACTTGGCATTCCTCTGAAGATAAGGCATTTAAACCCATGACAGATAGGTCTATTGCTCAATACACTGGAGGAGTAGAACAG gaAGACTGTGAAATTCCGCTATATCCTGGCTCAGACTTGCCAGAATTGGCTCATATAGTTATTGGTATAGAGA GTTGTTCTCACGGTGACCCAGATTTCGTAGCCACATGTGTCCTAAACATGATGATGGGCGGAGGAGGGTCTTTCTCAGCTGGTGGTCCTGGAAAGGGCATGTACACACGTCTATACACAAATGTACTTAACAG ATATCACTGGATGTTCAACGCGACTGCTTACAACCACGCATATGGAGACACGGGCTTATTCTGTGTGCATTCTGCGTCGCCGCCCAATCGTATTTACGATACGGCGCTGGTTATAGCCCGGGAGCTGGCCAATATGGCTGGCAAAGTGGGCGAAAATGAACTAAGG CGGGCCAAAACTCAATTGCAATCCATGCTGTTAATGAATCTCGAGGCTAGACCCGTTGTGTTTGAAGATGTTGGCAGACAAGTACTTGCTACTGGGAAGAGAAAGCCACCATCATACTTCATCAATGAGATTG aaaaaataacaGCTGATGATATAGTCCGTGTGGCGCGTCGTATGCTCAGTAAGCGGCCATCTGTTGCCGCGAGAGGTAAACTCAGCCATTTGCCGGCCTTCGAAGAAATTCAATCGAATATGGCattaagcaagagcgactcgcAAGGTcgaagattaaatttattccgtGCGTAG
- the LOC110993733 gene encoding AP-3 complex subunit mu-1 — MIHSLFIINPSGDVFLEKHWRSVIPRSVCDYYLEAQRASPNDVPPVLAAPHHYLISIQRGGVALVAVSKQEVAPLFVIEFLHRVVDTFQDYFSDCTETIIKENYVVVYELLDEMLDNGFPLATESNILKELIKPPNILRTIANTVTGKSNVSSILPSGQLSNVPWRRSGVKYANNEAYFDVVEEVDAIIDKSGATVSAEIQGYVDCCIKLSGMPDLTLTFVNPRLFDDVSFHPCVRFKRWESERILSFIPPDGNFRLMSYHVGSQSVVAIPIYVRHNLVLKSNGDQGRLDLTVGPKQTMGRTLENVSLEICMPKCVLNCSLTANQGKYSYDPVSKILIWEIGRVELPKLPNIRGTVSVASGADTSGANPSINVHLTIPALAVSGLRVSRLDMYGAKYKPFKGVKYVTKAGKFHIRM; from the exons atgattcatagtttattcataataaaccCATCTGG AGATGTGTTTCTTGAAAAACACTGGAGAAGTGTTATACCCCGATCTGTTTGTGATTATTATCTGGAAGCGCAGAGAGCCTCACCAAAT GATGTCCCACCAGTTTTAGCAGCTCCTCaccattatttaatatctattcAAAGAGGTGGGGTAGCACTTGTAGCTGTAAGTAAGCAAGAGGTTGCACCACTTTTTGTTATTGAATTCTTACACAGGGTAGTTGATACATTTCAG GATTATTTTTCAGATTGTACAGAGACTATTATTAAAGAGAATTATGTTGTTGTGTATGag TTGTTGGATGAAATGTTAGACAATGGATTCCCTCTTGCGACAGagagtaatatattaaaagaactGATTAAACCACCAAACATACTCCGAACAATTGCTAATACTGTAACTGGTAAATCAAA TGTATCCTCAATATTACCATCTGGTCAGCTCTCAAATGTACCATGGCGTAGATCAGGTGTCAAATATGCTAATAATGAAGCATATTTTGATGTTGTGGAGGAAGTTGATGctattattgataaaagtggtGCAACTGTTTCTGCTGAAATACAAGGATAT GTTGattgttgtattaaattaagcgGAATGCCAGATCTAACTTTAACATTTGTGAATCCAAGACTATTTGATGATGTATCATTCCATCCTTGTGTTAGATTTAAGAGATGGGAG TCTGAAAGAATCCTTTCTTTCATACCACCGGACGGCAACTTTCGATTAATGTCATATCACGTAGGCTCACAAAGTGTGGTGGCTATACCAATATATGTGAGACACAATCTTGTACTTAAATCCAATGGAGATCAGGGCAGACTTGACTTGACTGTTGGACCGAAACAAACAATGGGACGGACGCTAGAAA ATGTATCGCTTGAAATCTGTATGCCGAAATGTGTGTTGAATTGTTCCCTGACGGCCAATCAAGGAAAGTATTCCTATGATCCCGTCAGCAAAATTCTGATATGGGAAATCGGACGTGTGGAACTGCCAAAATTGCCCAATATTAGGGGAACG GTATCGGTTGCATCTGGAGCAGATACATCAGGTGCAAATCCAAGCATCAATGTACACTTGACGATACCGGCGTTAGCAGTAAGCGGCTTGCGTGTGAGTCGTCTAGATATGTATGGAGCTAAATATAAGCCGTTTAAGGGTGTAAAGTACGTCACTAAAGCGGGAAAATTCCATATACGTATGTGA
- the LOC110993775 gene encoding LOW QUALITY PROTEIN: NADPH:adrenodoxin oxidoreductase, mitochondrial-like (The sequence of the model RefSeq protein was modified relative to this genomic sequence to represent the inferred CDS: substituted 2 bases at 2 genomic stop codons), with translation MVLRRFCSRRTVPQVCVVGAGPAGFYAAMHLSKNLRPVKIDIIEKLPVPFGLVRYGVAPDHPEVKNCINQFTKLANQENISFYGNITLGKDISLDNLRQHYDAVLLTYGAEEDKTLGIQNEDAQNIIAARNFVGWYNGHPRDKDLKVDLSGRTGIIIGQGNVALDVARILMSPIDLLKKTDITEFALQAISESNIKELYLIGRRGPLQVAFTIKELREQLKLPNCLTIWRKQDFEGIAEAVANLQRPRKRLTELMLKSMDNQSSQPVSHEKYFRPIFFRSPHKFLVHNGQVSGIELTCNKLYGDEVENQRCIMTEHKETIDCSLVFRSIGYKSIKADSALSFGSSGCVVNENGRVLDSKGREFGHLYVAGWLGTGPVGVIIHTMGNAFQVAINICHDLKNCESSKDGFEGLRNILKNFNSPIVTWQGWEKINSFEIELGKKFGKPREKITLLXFXAFTMAEENWNEDNMETGGVAIDNMPLPQAADIPEIKLFGRWSCYDVQVSDMSLQDYISVKEKYAKYLPHSAGRYAHKRFRKAQCPIVERLTNSLMMHGRNNGKKLMAVRIVKHAFEIIHLLTGENPLQVLVTAIINSGPREDSTRIGRAGTVRRQAVDVSPLRRVNQAIWLLCTGAREAAFRNIKTIAECVADELINAAKGSSNSYAIKKKDELERVAKSNR, from the exons ATGGTTCTAAGGCGATTTTGTTCTCGAAGAACTGTCCCTCAAGTCTGCGTGGTAGGTGCAGGACCAGCTGGTTTCTATGCTGCAATGCACTTATCTAAGAATCTTAGGCCTGTTAAAATCGACATTATCGAAAAGTTGCCTGTGCCTTTTGGATTAGTTAG atatggAGTGGCACCAGATCACCCGGAAGTAAAGAATTGTATTAATCAATTTACTAAATTAGCAaatcaagaaaatattagCTTCTATGGAAATATAACATTAGGCAAAGATATTAGTCTGGATAATTTGAGACAACATTATGATGCAGTCTTACTT aCATATGGTGCAGAAGAGGATAAAACTCTAGGTATTCAAAATGAAGATGCACAAAATATAATAGCAGCTCGTAATTTTGTTGGTTGGTATAATGGACATCCTCGtgataaagatttaaaa GTAGATCTCTCTGGACGCACTGGAATTATTATTGGCCAAGGTAACGTAGCGTTAGATGTAGCAAGAATACTCATGTCACCAATTGATTTACTTAAGAAAACCGACATAACTGAATTTGCCCTACAGGCTATATCAGAGTCAAACATTAAAGAATTATACCTAATTGGAAGACGAGGTCCCCTACAAGTTGcatttacaattaaagaaTTAAGGGAACAATTGAAATTACCTAATTGTCTAACAATATGGAGAAAGCAAGATTTTGAAGGTATTGCTGAAGCAGTTGCCAACCTCCAGAGGCCTCGCAAGAGGCTAACTGAGCTCATGTTGAAATCAATGGATAATCAATCTTCTCAACCTGTATCACACGAAAAGTATTTTCGaccaatattttttaggaGTCCTCACAAATTTTTAGTTCATAATGGTCAAGTTAGTGGGATCGAGCTTACATGTAATAAGTTATATGGTGATGAGGTAGAAAATCAGAGGTGTATTATGACAGAACATAAAGAAACTATTGATTGCAGTTTAGTTTTTCGTAGTATAggatataaaagtataaaagcaGATAGTGCTTTATCGTTTGGATCTAGTGGTTGTGTTGTAAATGAAAATGGAAGAGTATTAGATAGTAAAGGAAGGGAATTTGGACACTTATATGTTGCTGGTTGGTTGGGTACTGGACCAGTGGGtgttataatacatacaatggGAAACGCATTCCAAGtagcaataaatatttgtcatgATCTAAAGAATTGTGAATCGTCTAAAGATGGTTTTGAAGGCTTGAGAAACATTCTCAAAAATTTTAACAGTCCCATTGTAACTTGGCAGGGATgggaaaaaattaatagttttgaaATTGAGCTGGGCAAAAAGTTTGGAAAGCCTagagaaaaaataactt TGTTATAATTTTAGGCATTTACAATGGCGGAAGAAAATTGGAACGAAGACAACATGGAGACGGGCGGCGTGGCCATCGATAACATGCCGTTGCCCCAAGCCGCTGATATCCctgaaattaaactatttggaAGATGGAGTTGTTATGATGTCCAAGTTTCCGATATGTCACTTCAGGACTATATCTCTGTTAAAGAAAAGTACGCTAAGTACTTGCCCCATTCTGCTGGTAGGTATGCCCACAAACGATTCCGTAAAGCTCAGTGTCCAATTGTTGAGCGCCTTACCAACTCTCTGATGATGCACGGTCGCAACAACGGCAAGAAGTTAATGGCTGTGCGAATTGTCAAACACGCATTTGAAATTATCCACCTTCTAACTGGTGAGAACCCACTACAAGTTCTTGTTACTGCCATTATTAATTCTGGTCCTCGGGAAGATTCAACTAGAATTGGTCGTGCTGGTACTGTGCGTCGTCAAGCCGTGGATGTGTCTCCACTCCGTAGGGTGAACCAAGCTATCTGGCTGTTGTGCACTGGTGCTCGTGAGGCTGCCTTcagaaacattaaaacaattgcGGAATGTGTTGCGGATGAACTTATCAATGCGGCTAAGGGTTCATCTAATTCATATGCTATCAAAAAGAAGGATGAACTTGAGCGTGTTGCTAAATCCAACCGTTAA
- the LOC110993744 gene encoding succinate--CoA ligase [GDP-forming] subunit beta, mitochondrial: MAALKNTKNLKVFKILATRYCPQVKSTRNLNLQEYHSKDLLKKHHVSIQNFRLIDSSLDPKPLSDFKADEYVVKAQILAGGRGKGHFDNGFKGGVHITKDPQQIIPLAKNMIGHKLITKQTPKEGILVDKVMVAESVNIKRETYLSIVMERSYNGAVLVASPAGGMDIEAVAEETPHLLKTIPVDIHEGVTDAIAKEIAEFLEFKGVMVNKCAEEIKNLWQLFLKVDATQLEINPLVETDDGRVVAVDAKINFDDNAQFRQKDIFALDDVSGVDPREVEATSLNLTYIDMDGSIGCMVNGAGLAMATMDLITLSGGKPANFLDLGGGVGQAQVSAALRILESDPKVKAVFVNVFAGIVNCATVASGIVAACKESPPKHPLIIRLEGTNAAQAKTILEKSGLNINMVNDADEAAKLAVKLANE, translated from the exons ATGGCTGCATTAAAGAACACCAAGAATTTGaaggtttttaaaatcttagcCACAAGATACTGTCCACAAGTAAAATCaacaagaaatttaaatcttcAAGAGTATCATagtaaagatttattaaaaaagcatCATGTGTCTATTCAAAACTTTCGCCTGATAGACTCGAGTCTGGATCCTAAGCCACTATCAGATTTTAAAGCCGATGAATATGTTGTCAAAGCACAAATTTTAGCTGGTGGCCGTGGTAAAGGACATTTTGATAATGGGTTCAAAGGTGGAGTTCACATTACCAAAGACCCACAACAAATTATTCCTTTAGCAAAAAATATGATTGGTCATAagttaattacaaaacaaacaccAAAGGAAGGTATTTTGGTTGATAAAGTAATGGTTGCCGAAAGTGTAAACATTAAACGTGAAACCTATCTAAGTATTGTCATGGAAAGAAGTTATAATGGAGCAGTATTAGTGGCTTCACCAGCTGGTGGTATGGATATTGAGGCTGTAGCAGAAGAAACCCCTCATTTATTGAAAACTATACCAGTAGATATTCATGAAGGTGTTACAGATGCCATAGCAAAAGAGATAGCAGAGTTTTTGGAATTCAAAGGAGTAATGGTTAATAAATGTGCAGAAGAAATCAAGAATCTGTGGCAGCTTTTCCTTAAG gtAGATGCAACACAATTAGAAATTAATCCTTTAGTAGAAACTGATGATGGTCGGGTTGTTGCAGTTGATGCTAAAATTAACTTTGATGACAATGCACAATTTAGacaaaaagatatatttgcCCTTGATGATGTGTCTGGAGTGGACCCAAGAGAA GTGGAAGCaacatcattaaatttgacCTATATTGATATGGATGGAAGTATAGGGTGCATGGTCAATGGAGCTGGTTTAGCCATGGCTACAATGGACCTTATCACATTAAGTGGTGGAAAACCAGCTAATTTCTTGGACCTTGGAGGAGGAGTAGGTCAAGCGCAAGTATCCGCTGCATTAAGAATATTGGAGTCTGACCCTAAAGTAAAGGCTGTATTTGTCAATGTTTTTGcag GTATCGTAAACTGTGCAACGGTTGCAAGTGGTATTGTGGCAGCGTGCAAGGAAAGTCCTCCAAAGCATCCGCTTATTATTAGATTGGAGGGTACAAACGCAGCTCAGGCAAAGACAATTCTAGAGAAATCGGGACTCAATATCAATATGGTTAATGATGCCGATGAGGCAGCAAAGTTAGCTGTTAAATTagcaaatgaataa